Proteins encoded by one window of Companilactobacillus ginsenosidimutans:
- a CDS encoding glycoside hydrolase family 73 protein encodes MAQKRRTSHRRKRRRKNQNEPIYIIIAVVLLILVGFFGYHKYQQKQQDNATEQVQEEKNAFIKQVAPEAIKLGQQYGVLPSITIGQAILESDWGNSTLASKYNNYFGIKGTNPDNTVVLETKEYTNGQWVTINGRFRSYTDFRESMKDHALLLVNGTTWNSSQYQQVISSKDYIEAAVSLQTDGYATDPGYTSKIIHVIQKYDLMKYDEGIK; translated from the coding sequence TTGGCCCAAAAACGTAGAACGTCTCATCGTCGTAAACGGCGTAGAAAGAATCAAAACGAGCCTATTTATATCATTATCGCAGTCGTGTTGCTCATCTTAGTTGGATTTTTCGGATATCATAAATATCAACAAAAACAACAAGACAACGCGACTGAACAAGTCCAAGAGGAGAAAAACGCTTTTATCAAGCAGGTCGCTCCGGAAGCTATTAAACTTGGACAACAATATGGCGTATTGCCTAGTATCACTATTGGACAAGCTATTTTGGAAAGTGATTGGGGTAATAGTACTCTCGCAAGTAAATATAATAATTATTTTGGTATTAAAGGTACGAATCCGGATAATACGGTTGTTTTAGAAACGAAGGAATATACTAATGGTCAATGGGTTACGATAAATGGCCGATTCAGGTCTTACACTGATTTTCGTGAATCGATGAAGGATCATGCTTTATTGTTGGTCAATGGTACGACTTGGAATTCTTCGCAATATCAACAAGTAATTAGTTCGAAGGATTACATTGAAGCTGCTGTTTCATTGCAAACGGATGGATACGCGACTGACCCTGGATACACATCAAAAATAATCCATGTTATACAAAAATACGATTTAATGAAATATGATGAAGGAATCAAGTAA